The following are encoded together in the Deltaproteobacteria bacterium genome:
- a CDS encoding phage tail protein, whose amino-acid sequence MPTATPINPRKKFPWTVEFEGLEPALVQQVTIPGLSVEVAEHGSSNILVKTGGMVKVGDIELKKLMFMDKNENWAYDWFKKVSDPENGTMGVPSEYKRNGYIIFHDTDLETILEKWQVIGCFPKQIEKDELDRKSSDDIIEKVVLSCDRVIRSS is encoded by the coding sequence ATGCCCACAGCGACACCTATCAACCCGCGTAAGAAATTCCCATGGACCGTCGAATTCGAGGGTCTGGAACCCGCTCTCGTCCAACAGGTCACCATTCCCGGCCTTTCCGTCGAGGTTGCCGAGCACGGTTCCAGCAACATCCTCGTCAAAACCGGCGGTATGGTGAAGGTCGGCGACATTGAGCTCAAGAAGCTCATGTTCATGGATAAGAATGAGAACTGGGCCTACGACTGGTTCAAAAAAGTCAGCGATCCGGAAAACGGCACTATGGGTGTTCCGTCCGAATACAAGCGGAACGGCTACATCATATTCCACGATACCGACCTCGAAACCATTCTGGAGAAGTGGCAGGTCATCGGCTGTTTTCCAAAGCAGATCGAAAAGGACGAACTCGACAGAAAATCGAGCGACGACATCATCGAAAAGGTCGTGTTGTCCTGCGACCGGGTGATCCGCTCTTCATAA